The following coding sequences are from one Marinilabiliales bacterium window:
- the topA gene encoding type I DNA topoisomerase encodes MAANLVIVESPAKAKTIEKFLGKDFTVKSSFGHIRDLSKKNFGIDIENGFEPQYIISEEKKKVVADLRQSAARANTVWLASDEDREGEAIAWHLMEVLGLKPEKVKRIVFHEITKEAILKAIENPRPVKMELVNAQQARRVLDRLVGFELSPVLWKKIKPALSAGRVQSVAVRLLVEREREILAFKQSSSYRITALFEVAGAGKETAKFKAELPKRFRTRNEALGFLEKCRGASYTITDITTKPLKKSPAPPFTTSTLQQEAGRKLGFSVSQTMTLAQRLYEAGKITYMRTDSVNLSASALASAARVIKSEYGEKYLKTRNFKTKTRGAQEAHEAIRPTYLENRTEGSNTAEQRLYELIWKRTVASQMSEAQFEKTNVTIDISTTTDNFAASGEVLKFDGFLKVYVESADDEKEENGASLLPPLTKGDKPKALEITATERFTQHPPRYTEASLVRKLEELGIGRPSTYAPTISTIQNRGYVVKEDRPGRERSYNVINMDSAGNIDQQKRTETAGREKAKLFPNDIGMVVNDFLVDNFKDILDYNFTATVEEEFDHIAEGKLSWPEMIGRFYDPFHKKVEHTLETTGRRQGERLLGVDPQSGKNVYVKIGRFGPMAQIGETDNDEKPRFASLRKEQRLETITLEEALELFALPRKLGEYEDKEVVAGIGRFGPYIRHDNKFVSLKKDVDSPWSVDIERAVELIEEKRKADREKIIKIFDEPEGLSILNGRWGPYISYEKKNYRIPKNIDPAGLDSEACMEIIKDQKDKGAKKKKK; translated from the coding sequence CAGGGCAAATACGGTATGGCTCGCATCTGACGAGGACAGGGAAGGTGAAGCTATAGCCTGGCACCTTATGGAGGTATTGGGACTGAAACCTGAGAAGGTAAAGCGAATAGTATTCCACGAAATAACAAAAGAAGCCATCCTAAAAGCCATCGAAAATCCCAGGCCGGTAAAAATGGAGCTTGTAAATGCACAGCAGGCCAGGAGAGTGCTGGACCGGCTGGTAGGCTTCGAGCTTTCTCCCGTGTTGTGGAAAAAGATTAAGCCGGCTCTCTCGGCAGGGAGAGTGCAGTCGGTGGCCGTTCGCCTGCTTGTGGAGCGCGAACGGGAGATCCTTGCCTTCAAACAATCATCCTCATACAGGATAACGGCCCTCTTTGAAGTTGCCGGAGCAGGAAAGGAGACCGCAAAATTCAAAGCCGAGCTGCCCAAAAGGTTCCGTACCAGGAACGAGGCGCTGGGTTTCCTGGAGAAGTGCAGGGGGGCTTCCTATACCATAACCGATATAACCACAAAGCCTTTAAAGAAATCTCCTGCACCACCCTTTACAACCTCCACGCTCCAGCAGGAGGCCGGAAGGAAGCTGGGCTTTTCGGTTTCGCAGACCATGACGCTGGCACAAAGGCTTTACGAGGCAGGAAAGATAACCTATATGAGGACCGACTCGGTCAACCTGTCAGCCTCTGCCCTGGCATCAGCTGCAAGGGTCATTAAATCAGAGTACGGGGAAAAATATCTCAAAACACGCAACTTTAAGACAAAAACACGGGGAGCCCAGGAGGCACACGAGGCTATCAGGCCCACCTACCTTGAAAACAGGACAGAGGGCAGCAACACTGCTGAGCAGAGGCTGTACGAGCTGATCTGGAAAAGAACAGTGGCGTCGCAGATGAGCGAAGCTCAGTTTGAAAAGACAAACGTAACAATAGACATATCAACCACGACAGATAATTTTGCAGCAAGTGGAGAGGTGCTTAAATTTGACGGGTTCCTGAAAGTGTATGTTGAGTCGGCCGACGACGAGAAGGAAGAGAACGGGGCTTCATTGCTGCCGCCCCTGACTAAGGGCGACAAACCCAAAGCCCTTGAGATAACAGCTACCGAACGTTTCACACAGCATCCGCCAAGGTACACTGAAGCAAGCCTCGTCCGAAAGCTCGAGGAACTGGGCATCGGTCGCCCCTCAACCTATGCACCCACCATATCGACCATTCAGAACAGGGGGTATGTGGTAAAGGAGGACAGGCCCGGCAGAGAACGCAGCTATAACGTAATAAATATGGATTCCGCCGGCAACATTGATCAGCAGAAACGCACAGAGACGGCAGGCAGGGAGAAGGCCAAGCTTTTCCCGAATGATATAGGAATGGTGGTGAACGATTTCCTTGTCGACAACTTTAAGGACATTCTCGATTATAATTTTACCGCTACGGTTGAGGAGGAGTTTGACCATATAGCAGAGGGAAAACTCTCATGGCCTGAGATGATCGGCAGATTTTACGACCCGTTCCACAAAAAGGTGGAACACACCCTTGAAACTACCGGCAGGAGGCAGGGTGAGCGTCTGCTGGGAGTTGATCCGCAAAGCGGCAAGAACGTTTATGTCAAGATCGGCCGTTTCGGCCCGATGGCCCAGATCGGAGAAACAGACAACGACGAAAAACCAAGATTTGCTTCACTTCGCAAGGAGCAGAGGCTGGAAACCATCACCCTTGAGGAGGCGCTTGAATTGTTTGCGCTTCCGCGGAAGCTGGGCGAATACGAAGATAAGGAGGTTGTCGCAGGCATCGGACGCTTCGGTCCCTATATCAGGCATGACAATAAGTTCGTATCCCTTAAAAAGGATGTTGACAGTCCCTGGTCTGTTGATATTGAAAGGGCGGTCGAGCTTATTGAAGAGAAGAGAAAGGCTGACCGCGAGAAGATAATAAAGATCTTTGACGAGCCTGAAGGCCTGTCAATCCTGAACGGGAGGTGGGGCCCTTATATTTCCTACGAAAAGAAGAACTACCGTATTCCCAAAAACATTGACCCGGCCGGCCTTGACAGTGAGGCTTGTATGGAGATTATTAAGGACCAGAAGGATAAGGGCGCAAAAAAGAAAAAAAAATAA
- a CDS encoding formiminoglutamase: MKLADYFDPVAELEDYRLGESSVFGTGIQANRPGGKFPGWEKADIAIIGISEYRGSHRDNCSQAADRARECLYNLSRPSENMKIADLGNLRSGKTHNDSLVAIADIATALTAENTIPLLIGGSSDIAAALFRAFEKNKRVTNLTSVDSRPGMASDHFPDAPPVQSWLAGIISSKSKYLFNYTSIGYQSYFTGTLEKRLLDDMMFDGMRLGLVRENLKEAEPVIRDTDLMVMSMSAVRQADAPAALFPSPNGFHGEEICQLAWYAGKSERLSAMAITNWFGGYDVRDHTARQAAQMAWYFADGFYRRDGEYPFTPSADCTKFIVNLTDTGNEIVFYKSNKSDRWWMEVPSSKLPKSLMVACSYEDYQRACHQEVPERWWQNFRKVNH, encoded by the coding sequence ATGAAACTGGCCGATTATTTTGATCCCGTCGCCGAACTGGAAGACTACAGGCTTGGCGAAAGCAGCGTTTTCGGAACCGGCATACAGGCAAACAGGCCCGGGGGAAAATTCCCCGGATGGGAGAAAGCTGATATAGCGATAATTGGCATTTCCGAATACCGCGGCAGTCACCGCGACAACTGCAGCCAGGCTGCTGACCGGGCAAGGGAGTGCCTCTACAACCTCTCCAGGCCATCTGAAAATATGAAGATAGCCGACCTGGGAAACCTCAGGTCAGGCAAGACCCATAATGACAGCCTCGTGGCAATTGCAGACATCGCCACAGCACTTACAGCAGAAAATACCATTCCACTGCTTATCGGGGGATCATCCGACATAGCTGCAGCACTGTTCAGGGCATTCGAGAAGAACAAAAGGGTGACCAACCTTACCTCGGTCGACAGCCGGCCCGGCATGGCATCCGACCATTTTCCCGACGCACCTCCCGTTCAGTCCTGGCTGGCCGGTATAATATCGTCAAAATCGAAGTACCTGTTCAACTACACCAGCATAGGGTACCAGTCCTACTTCACCGGCACCCTGGAGAAAAGGCTTCTGGATGATATGATGTTCGACGGGATGCGACTGGGACTGGTACGGGAGAACCTGAAAGAGGCCGAGCCGGTGATCCGCGACACCGACCTGATGGTGATGAGCATGTCGGCAGTCCGCCAGGCCGATGCTCCCGCCGCACTGTTCCCTTCACCAAACGGGTTCCATGGCGAGGAGATCTGCCAGCTTGCCTGGTATGCCGGTAAAAGCGAAAGGCTCTCGGCCATGGCAATAACGAACTGGTTCGGAGGCTACGACGTAAGAGACCATACCGCACGGCAGGCAGCACAGATGGCCTGGTATTTCGCAGACGGATTTTACAGGAGGGATGGCGAATACCCGTTCACCCCCTCGGCCGACTGCACCAAATTCATTGTCAACCTTACCGATACCGGCAACGAAATAGTATTTTACAAAAGTAACAAAAGCGACCGGTGGTGGATGGAGGTGCCCTCGTCAAAACTTCCCAAAAGCCTGATGGTTGCCTGCTCATACGAAGATTACCAGCGGGCCTGCCACCAGGAAGTGCCCGAAAGGTGGTGGCAGAACTTCAGGAAAGTTAACCACTGA